A single region of the Novosphingobium sp. SL115 genome encodes:
- a CDS encoding nucleoside deaminase, whose product MTRWPLPEPMRMALDQALCAGKAGEVPIGAVIMRDGKVIAAAHNRPRALCDPTAHAEVLAIRAAAAALGQERLDGCDLWVSLEPCAMCAGAIVHARIARVYYAASDPKGGAVEHGGRVFDQPTCLHRPEVYSGMGESEAADMLRSFFRERR is encoded by the coding sequence ATGACCCGCTGGCCCCTTCCCGAACCCATGCGAATGGCGCTGGATCAGGCGCTTTGCGCTGGGAAAGCAGGCGAAGTGCCGATTGGCGCGGTCATTATGCGGGATGGCAAGGTGATTGCTGCCGCACACAACCGCCCGCGCGCATTGTGCGATCCTACCGCTCATGCCGAAGTGCTGGCGATTCGCGCCGCTGCGGCTGCATTGGGGCAGGAACGGCTGGATGGGTGTGACCTGTGGGTCAGTCTTGAACCTTGCGCGATGTGTGCAGGTGCTATCGTCCATGCCCGGATTGCGCGCGTTTACTATGCTGCCAGCGATCCCAAAGGCGGCGCGGTGGAGCATGGTGGCCGTGTGTTCGACCAGCCCACCTGTCTGCACAGACCTGAAGTCTATTCCGGGATGGGGGAGAGCGAGGCGGCAGACATGCTGCGCAGCTTCTTCCGCGAACGGCGTTAA
- a CDS encoding helix-turn-helix domain-containing protein yields MDKVFNGSLLTLARQVRRKGQAELVSMLDGYITQGTLSKLEHGRIQPQPELVEKLADALRVRPGFFFRSAYVREPMVSYHRKRAKLAVKDQDAVHGLAEIFRLNLKSLLESVELDPTLPALPSVDPDEYGRDVEEIARMLRQRWQVPKGPVADLTKLAEGAGIIIISFDFGSELIDGFCQHSCDGLPPLVFINSNQPKDRYRFSLAHEIGHLICHQTPHREQEIEANRFASEFLMPTREIKNDFDSHSLTKFMDLKLYWGTSMQSIMYKAWQIGSLSDRMYKYYAIEMSKRGFRKREPVEATHLVERPAVLRSIIKAHISDLDYSIEDIAEMFGLLVEDVASLYPVPQSKPMLRLVS; encoded by the coding sequence ATGGATAAGGTATTCAACGGCAGCTTGCTTACCCTTGCGCGACAAGTTCGCCGCAAGGGACAGGCTGAACTTGTTTCTATGCTGGATGGATATATCACGCAGGGGACTCTGTCGAAACTGGAGCATGGCCGCATCCAGCCGCAGCCTGAGCTTGTGGAGAAGCTGGCTGATGCGCTGCGCGTCCGTCCAGGCTTCTTTTTTCGGAGTGCTTATGTTCGGGAACCGATGGTGAGCTACCATCGGAAGCGGGCTAAATTAGCTGTGAAGGATCAAGACGCAGTTCATGGCTTGGCTGAGATTTTTAGACTTAATTTGAAGTCATTGCTGGAGTCGGTTGAGCTAGATCCGACCTTGCCAGCCTTGCCGTCGGTCGATCCTGATGAATATGGTCGTGACGTCGAGGAAATTGCCAGAATGCTTCGGCAGAGGTGGCAAGTCCCTAAGGGGCCGGTAGCCGACCTTACCAAACTCGCGGAAGGGGCGGGGATAATCATTATCTCGTTCGACTTCGGTAGCGAGCTGATCGACGGGTTCTGTCAGCATTCCTGCGACGGTCTTCCGCCTCTTGTTTTTATAAATTCTAATCAGCCAAAAGATCGGTATCGTTTTAGTTTGGCTCATGAAATTGGGCACCTGATTTGTCACCAAACTCCTCATCGTGAACAGGAGATTGAGGCAAATAGGTTTGCGTCCGAGTTTCTTATGCCTACTAGGGAAATTAAAAACGATTTCGATTCTCATTCTCTTACAAAGTTTATGGATTTAAAGCTGTATTGGGGAACTTCAATGCAGTCTATAATGTATAAAGCTTGGCAGATTGGCTCTCTTTCTGACAGAATGTATAAATACTACGCCATCGAAATGTCTAAGCGTGGCTTTCGTAAACGTGAGCCGGTGGAGGCCACTCACCTTGTTGAGCGGCCTGCGGTTCTCCGTTCAATTATCAAGGCACATATTTCCGACCTAGATTATTCCATTGAAGACATTGCAGAAATGTTCGGACTTCTGGTGGAGGATGTAGCATCCCTATATCCCGTTCCACAGAGTAAACCGATGTTGCGCCTAGTTTCATAA
- the nadC gene encoding carboxylating nicotinate-nucleotide diphosphorylase → MSSFSIPGFDLEAFVAATLAEDLGHGLSGGGHDVTSESVIPSDARFSGAMDSRDAITVCGLPIAAAFFRALDPAMTIEILVPEGARVTPGTDLMHLEGNARAMLTAERSALNTVQHLSGVATLTQQYVDAIDAFGGQTKARLLDTRKTVPGLRHLEKYAVRTGGGTNHRMGLWDAAMIKDNHVLVAGGVAEAVRRALCAGVKDVICEVDHIDQIEPALSAGATRLLLDNMGPDLLKQAVALVAGRVPCEASGGVRLDTIGAIAASGVDYVSVGRLTQSAPAADIGLDFTPLD, encoded by the coding sequence ATGAGCAGCTTTTCCATTCCCGGCTTCGATCTGGAAGCCTTCGTCGCCGCCACTCTTGCCGAAGATCTGGGCCACGGCCTGTCCGGCGGCGGGCATGACGTTACCAGCGAAAGCGTGATTCCTTCCGATGCGCGCTTTTCGGGCGCCATGGACAGCCGCGATGCGATCACCGTCTGCGGGCTGCCTATCGCCGCAGCCTTCTTCCGCGCGCTCGACCCTGCCATGACGATCGAAATCCTTGTGCCCGAAGGTGCGCGAGTGACACCCGGCACCGACCTGATGCACCTTGAAGGCAACGCGCGGGCCATGCTGACGGCGGAACGCAGCGCGCTGAACACCGTCCAGCATCTGTCGGGCGTGGCCACGCTTACACAGCAATATGTCGACGCGATCGATGCCTTTGGCGGCCAGACGAAGGCCCGCCTGCTCGACACGCGAAAGACCGTCCCCGGCCTGCGCCATCTGGAAAAATACGCGGTACGCACCGGCGGCGGCACCAATCACCGCATGGGCCTGTGGGACGCCGCGATGATAAAGGACAACCACGTCCTTGTCGCAGGTGGCGTGGCCGAAGCCGTGCGGCGCGCGCTTTGCGCAGGCGTTAAGGACGTGATCTGCGAAGTGGATCATATCGACCAGATCGAACCTGCGCTGTCTGCCGGGGCCACCCGCCTGCTGCTCGACAACATGGGACCGGACCTGTTGAAACAGGCCGTGGCGCTGGTCGCCGGGCGTGTCCCGTGCGAGGCGTCGGGCGGGGTCCGGCTCGACACCATCGGCGCGATTGCCGCTTCGGGCGTGGATTACGTTTCGGTCGGTCGGTTGACGCAAAGTGCGCCCGCCGCCGACATCGGCCTCGACTTCACGCCGCTGGACTGA
- a CDS encoding IS1 family transposase, with translation MNKLALAKRVQILAMLCEGSSMRSISRIADVSINTVGKLLVEAGEACLAIHDETVRNVKASRIQCDEIWSFCYAKQKNVADAKAAPDGAGDVWTWTAIDADTKLMVSYFVGDRSGESAMIVMDDLRARLANRVQLTTDGHKAYLEAVEGAFGADVDYAQLVKLYGSIGGAGPEKRYSPADCTGIKKVRREGNPDIAHVSTSHVERMNLSIRMQNRRFTRLTNAFSKKLDNHIHALALYFAFYNFCRIHKTLRVTPAMAAGITDHLWSLDDIVAKIDAMAPEPKPRGPYRKRENSN, from the coding sequence ATGAACAAACTCGCCCTTGCAAAACGCGTCCAAATCCTCGCCATGCTGTGCGAAGGTTCCTCCATGCGCTCGATCAGCCGCATTGCGGACGTGTCGATCAACACGGTTGGCAAGCTGCTGGTTGAGGCTGGGGAAGCCTGCCTTGCCATCCATGACGAGACTGTGCGCAACGTGAAGGCTTCACGCATCCAGTGCGATGAAATCTGGTCGTTCTGCTATGCCAAGCAAAAGAACGTGGCTGATGCGAAGGCCGCTCCTGATGGCGCTGGCGACGTGTGGACGTGGACGGCGATTGATGCCGACACGAAGCTGATGGTTTCCTATTTCGTGGGGGATCGTTCGGGCGAAAGCGCCATGATCGTTATGGACGATCTGCGCGCGCGCCTTGCCAACCGTGTCCAGCTTACGACCGACGGCCACAAGGCTTATCTGGAAGCTGTGGAAGGCGCATTTGGTGCTGACGTGGACTATGCCCAGCTTGTGAAGCTGTATGGCTCAATCGGCGGCGCTGGCCCTGAGAAGCGCTATAGCCCCGCCGATTGCACTGGGATCAAGAAGGTTCGCCGCGAGGGCAATCCCGACATTGCGCACGTTTCCACCTCGCATGTGGAGCGCATGAACCTCTCTATCCGTATGCAGAACCGCCGCTTCACGCGGTTGACCAACGCTTTCAGCAAGAAGCTGGACAACCACATTCACGCGCTGGCGCTGTATTTCGCGTTCTATAACTTTTGCCGCATCCATAAGACGCTTCGTGTCACCCCTGCGATGGCAGCGGGGATCACTGATCACCTTTGGTCGCTTGATGACATTGTGGCAAAGATTGATGCGATGGCCCCAGAGCCAAAACCTCGCGGACCTTACCGCAAGCGGGAAAATTCAAACTGA
- a CDS encoding ribonuclease T2, with protein sequence MRRAMALAALATATPALAQGWQCQVPPQVSVPPMPLADEPARVVPITGYTLALSWSPEYCRTRKDDPANATQCSGRMGRFGFVLHGLWPEGRGSQYPQWCPAPRAPDAATLRRNLCTTPSTTLLMHEWAKHGSCMTKDPAAYFDKGRTLFQSMTFPDMARLSRKEGLNAAMMRQAMVVANPRLKPDMIRLLLGRGGWLREVQVCHSTTFKPVRCPRGTGPADSVPVKIWRSF encoded by the coding sequence ATGCGCCGTGCGATGGCGCTTGCGGCGCTCGCCACCGCCACACCTGCGCTGGCGCAAGGCTGGCAATGTCAGGTGCCGCCGCAGGTTTCGGTGCCGCCCATGCCCTTGGCGGATGAACCGGCGCGGGTGGTGCCAATCACCGGCTATACCTTGGCGTTAAGCTGGTCGCCCGAATATTGCCGCACGCGCAAGGATGATCCGGCCAATGCCACGCAATGCTCCGGTCGCATGGGCCGGTTCGGCTTCGTCCTGCATGGACTGTGGCCCGAAGGACGGGGCAGCCAGTATCCGCAGTGGTGCCCGGCCCCGCGCGCGCCCGATGCCGCCACTTTGCGCCGAAACCTTTGTACCACGCCGTCCACCACCTTGCTGATGCACGAATGGGCCAAGCATGGTTCGTGCATGACCAAAGACCCAGCGGCCTATTTCGACAAAGGCCGCACGCTGTTTCAGAGCATGACCTTCCCCGATATGGCCCGCCTTTCGCGCAAGGAAGGCCTGAACGCCGCAATGATGCGCCAAGCGATGGTGGTGGCCAATCCGCGCCTGAAGCCGGATATGATCCGCCTGCTGCTGGGCCGTGGCGGCTGGCTGCGTGAAGTGCAGGTCTGCCATTCAACCACGTTCAAACCGGTGCGCTGCCCACGCGGCACAGGCCCTGCCGATTCGGTGCCAGTGAAGATCTGGCGCAGTTTTTAA